Proteins co-encoded in one uncultured Draconibacterium sp. genomic window:
- a CDS encoding triple tyrosine motif-containing protein has protein sequence MFKNETKSIIGIIFLVIWANTSLAFEEEPGVVKFDQTIYKGARQNWSVSIANNGIVYFANHSGLLSFDGTNWTMNRLPNNTIVRSVKAVGDSVVYTGGYMELGFWKATSTGKLEYTSLNPKAEEFFEQNPNLEFWNIAVKEDYVYFQSFGNILTYHNDSVFSLHLDGGISVMNKVNDRVLVSVRDNGIWQVENDNVERIIFDDALIGTTVKFIISADNENLLIGTADRGGFLWDGNALKQWNEEWTSYFVDNELNRGYRTHNGQIIIGSLVDGIVIFDRDGKLLTRVNTRNGLPNNTVLGIASDERQNFWLALDIGIGFVSNNHKKSFVVKKLPGAGAIYSTAIFENKLYLGTNQGLFEGSLDLANTEIKLVQGTQDQIWDLKVVDDELLIGHNQGSFALKNRKKRVISSEGGAFNFVQDPFHPDLLLQSTYNRIIVYIKTTEGIEFRNYIENFSNLIRYIEFDHLGNIWGSHMHRGIFKIQVDEERTKAVGEPEYFGEDTFGKDHSIHVFKIEKRIVFSTGEKLFTYDDLTNSIIPYDTLNANLGKYAAANRIIKAPNNYYWFIEPASVGLFSIIQSDVKLIKEFPTSLFRDPLLVEGFENILPVNQYTGILCLQNGLAFLDASVSDSATSMVGRYAPEVRTIELQSNGEKSVFLPLNTNDPEIKNTLNNIKFRFSFPMLNEFPVSYKYFLQGLHQDWSESVIDPEFQFERLPRGEYQLQVKAVDIWGKESQSYTFDFEILPPLLASKFAIFIYMFILIGALLLFRRWGVKQTRKKEQLRLEKREREIIRLRNDKLRDEVRFKSKELASSTMAIIRKNEFLLDLKNIVRKQKNELGSRYPDKYYNYLNNKIDENISSRDDRQIFENNFERAHEQFFQKMKNKYPDLTSSDLQLCAYLRMNLSSKEIAPLLGISIRGVENHRYKLRKKLNLDPEDSLTDVMLSV, from the coding sequence ATGTTTAAAAACGAAACAAAATCAATCATTGGCATCATCTTTTTGGTTATTTGGGCTAATACTTCTCTGGCTTTCGAAGAGGAACCGGGAGTGGTAAAATTCGACCAAACCATTTATAAAGGAGCCCGGCAAAACTGGAGCGTTAGCATTGCCAATAACGGTATTGTTTATTTTGCCAATCATTCGGGGCTTCTGTCTTTCGATGGAACCAACTGGACAATGAACCGGCTGCCCAACAATACCATTGTGCGCTCGGTAAAAGCAGTAGGCGACTCGGTTGTTTATACCGGCGGATATATGGAGCTGGGTTTTTGGAAAGCAACTTCAACCGGCAAACTCGAATACACTTCGCTGAATCCGAAAGCGGAAGAGTTTTTTGAGCAGAACCCGAATCTGGAATTCTGGAACATTGCGGTTAAAGAAGATTATGTCTATTTTCAATCGTTTGGCAATATACTTACCTACCATAACGATAGTGTTTTCTCTCTGCATCTTGATGGGGGGATTTCGGTAATGAATAAGGTAAACGATCGTGTTTTGGTTTCTGTCAGGGATAATGGAATATGGCAAGTTGAAAACGATAATGTAGAACGAATTATATTCGATGATGCGTTAATCGGAACAACAGTTAAATTTATTATTTCTGCCGACAACGAGAACCTGCTTATTGGTACAGCCGACAGGGGGGGTTTTCTTTGGGATGGCAATGCACTGAAACAGTGGAATGAAGAATGGACTTCTTATTTTGTTGATAACGAACTAAACAGAGGGTATCGTACACATAACGGCCAAATAATAATTGGTTCGCTTGTCGATGGTATTGTCATTTTTGATCGGGATGGAAAGCTGTTAACAAGAGTAAATACAAGGAATGGTCTTCCGAACAATACAGTGTTAGGTATTGCGAGCGATGAGAGACAGAATTTCTGGTTGGCGCTTGATATCGGGATTGGTTTTGTAAGCAACAACCACAAGAAAAGTTTTGTGGTTAAGAAGTTGCCGGGCGCGGGGGCTATTTACTCCACTGCCATTTTCGAGAACAAATTATACCTTGGCACTAATCAGGGTTTGTTTGAAGGATCGCTTGATTTGGCTAACACTGAAATAAAACTTGTTCAGGGGACACAGGATCAGATATGGGATTTGAAAGTAGTTGACGACGAGCTATTAATTGGACACAATCAGGGCAGTTTTGCTCTAAAGAATCGGAAGAAAAGAGTAATTTCATCAGAAGGAGGAGCGTTCAATTTCGTACAGGATCCTTTTCATCCCGATTTGCTTTTACAATCTACGTACAACCGCATAATTGTATACATTAAAACTACTGAGGGAATAGAGTTCCGGAATTACATCGAGAATTTTAGTAACCTGATTCGTTATATTGAATTTGATCATTTAGGAAATATCTGGGGCAGCCATATGCATCGCGGAATATTTAAAATTCAGGTGGATGAGGAACGTACAAAAGCAGTGGGCGAACCTGAGTATTTCGGGGAGGATACATTTGGAAAAGACCATTCTATACATGTTTTTAAAATTGAAAAACGTATTGTATTTTCTACCGGTGAAAAGTTATTTACTTACGATGATCTTACCAATTCTATTATTCCTTATGATACTTTAAATGCAAATTTGGGAAAATATGCAGCTGCCAATCGAATAATAAAAGCGCCCAATAATTATTACTGGTTTATCGAACCAGCATCAGTTGGTTTGTTCTCCATTATACAAAGCGATGTAAAACTGATAAAAGAGTTTCCAACTTCGCTGTTTAGAGATCCGTTGTTGGTTGAAGGTTTCGAAAATATACTTCCTGTAAATCAATACACGGGCATTTTGTGCCTGCAAAATGGTCTGGCTTTTCTTGATGCTTCGGTAAGCGATTCAGCCACAAGTATGGTTGGGCGGTACGCGCCAGAGGTGAGAACCATTGAGCTGCAAAGTAATGGCGAGAAATCGGTATTTTTGCCACTTAACACCAATGACCCTGAGATAAAAAACACACTCAATAACATAAAATTCAGGTTTTCTTTTCCAATGCTCAATGAATTTCCTGTATCGTACAAGTATTTTTTGCAAGGCTTGCATCAAGATTGGTCGGAAAGCGTAATCGACCCCGAATTTCAGTTTGAAAGATTGCCGAGAGGAGAATACCAGTTACAGGTAAAAGCTGTTGATATTTGGGGTAAGGAAAGCCAGAGTTATACTTTTGATTTTGAAATTCTTCCACCACTATTGGCCTCAAAATTTGCCATATTCATTTACATGTTCATTTTAATTGGTGCACTTTTGTTGTTCCGAAGGTGGGGAGTGAAACAAACACGAAAAAAAGAGCAGCTGCGACTTGAAAAACGTGAACGCGAAATTATACGGCTGAGGAATGATAAACTGCGAGACGAAGTACGATTTAAGAGCAAGGAGTTGGCAAGTTCAACAATGGCGATTATTCGGAAGAATGAGTTTTTGCTTGATTTAAAGAATATTGTGAGAAAACAGAAGAACGAGTTGGGATCGCGTTATCCGGATAAATATTACAATTATCTCAATAATAAAATAGACGAGAATATTTCGAGTCGCGACGACCGCCAGATATTTGAAAATAATTTTGAGCGGGCACACGAACAGTTCTTTCAGAAAATGAAAAACAAATACCCCGATCTTACTTCGAGCGACCTTCAACTTTGTGCTTATTTACGGATGAATTTATCGTCGAAGGAAATTGCTCCTTTGCTGGGGATTTCAATTCGTGGCGTTGAAAACCACCGTTATAAATTAAGAAAAAAGCTCAATCTGGACCCGGAGGATTCGCTTACCGATGTTATGCTTTCTGTTTAG
- a CDS encoding TonB-dependent receptor: protein MRKTFFIVFLLFSFSTLFAQDRISISGSVVDANGITLPGVSVLEKGTTNGVVTNIDGNYTLSVKQGATVVFSYIGFLSQEIKPQQSGTINIQLQEDVVGLEEVVVVGYGSMKKADLTSSISTLKSDELVKTPAGQAMQSLQGKVAGVQIVNSGSPGSSPTVRIRGIGSFPGSSNSSPLYVVDGMYFDNIDFLNPSDIETLSVLKDASASAIYGVRAANGVVLITTKKGSLNTQTSITYEGYYGIQVPQNVMQMANAEQFVNYIYQIDQQTEFENPNEHIVDYGYIQNAFQRYGRSRVNPNVPNVNTDWYAEIMKSHARQQNHSVSVLGGNDKTSYSIGVNYYDQEGLLEAEDSYKRMNIRTSIDHQANNWLKTGVNFNVSNGTRCVANNAAWFSAYHAVPILPVYDQQNYDDLVAQGIDYPSNFSSAQLLDYRGSQNPFLSLAYNDSRQDIRKILAGIYAEVDLLPNILTFKSAYNSSMMFLKSRSVGIPYYIDNSTNRQLSTISSSRTTDVNHFFDNTLTYTDSFGDHNITAMAGMSYRDEWYDYLGGSAEDIPLNENAWYINQSQSEASKQVGDNGERLYGVSYFGRVSYNYDNKYIAYFTIRQEGTQKYQEKWGTFPAFGLGWVVTEESFMENVGFLNYLKLRGGWGKLGNDKIARQDGANTTNPVYLAIDDMQVDGTTTTSTFGYLGWETVTGTNVGLNAELFDNRLTIDADYFVRDTEDAAIPVSLKLQSGSVLRNVGTIRNSGLELAVTWRNEINKDFSYTFGGNISTLKNEVRDLYGQTYINGGSAEFRQRSQVGEPLLSFYGYEVAGVYQNDAEISADPVAVANSLVPGDFKFVDQNNDDVINDDDKVFLGSYIPTFNYGGFIGVNYKDFEFSMNIMGQTGNKILNRKRGEIIWTNDTNIDADLSKGLWTGEGTSNKYPSASALRRGWNQNFSDYLVEDGNFFRIQNIQLAYNIDGKKLFGAGMPDARVFVTAEKPLTVFKYNGFNPEVDNGIDRQFYPVPAVYTIGVNLKF from the coding sequence ATGCGAAAAACATTCTTTATTGTATTTCTCCTTTTTTCGTTTTCAACCCTATTTGCGCAAGATAGAATTTCTATCTCCGGATCAGTGGTTGATGCAAATGGAATAACTCTACCGGGAGTATCCGTTTTGGAAAAAGGTACAACTAACGGAGTTGTTACAAACATCGACGGCAATTACACATTGTCGGTAAAACAGGGAGCCACTGTAGTTTTTAGTTACATTGGTTTTCTCTCACAGGAAATAAAACCACAACAATCAGGTACCATCAACATTCAATTACAAGAAGATGTAGTCGGCCTTGAGGAAGTGGTTGTGGTTGGTTACGGATCGATGAAGAAGGCCGATCTTACTTCTTCCATTTCCACTCTCAAATCAGATGAACTGGTAAAAACGCCAGCCGGACAAGCTATGCAATCGTTGCAAGGAAAAGTTGCTGGGGTACAAATTGTAAACTCCGGATCTCCCGGTAGTTCACCAACAGTTCGTATCCGGGGTATCGGATCATTTCCGGGGAGCAGTAATTCATCCCCATTGTATGTTGTTGACGGAATGTATTTCGACAATATCGACTTTCTTAACCCATCGGATATTGAAACCTTATCAGTGTTAAAAGATGCATCAGCATCGGCAATTTATGGTGTTAGGGCAGCAAACGGTGTGGTACTCATTACCACTAAAAAGGGTTCGTTAAATACACAAACCAGTATCACCTACGAAGGATACTACGGTATTCAGGTTCCGCAAAACGTAATGCAAATGGCCAACGCCGAACAGTTTGTTAATTACATCTACCAAATTGACCAGCAAACAGAATTTGAAAATCCCAACGAACATATTGTCGACTATGGTTACATTCAAAATGCTTTCCAGCGTTATGGGCGCAGCCGTGTAAACCCGAACGTACCCAACGTTAATACCGATTGGTATGCCGAAATCATGAAATCGCATGCCCGCCAGCAAAACCACTCAGTTTCAGTTTTGGGAGGTAACGATAAAACTTCTTACTCAATAGGCGTAAATTACTACGACCAGGAAGGTTTATTGGAAGCTGAAGATTCGTACAAAAGAATGAATATTCGAACCTCAATCGATCACCAGGCAAACAACTGGCTAAAAACTGGAGTTAACTTTAATGTTAGTAACGGAACTCGCTGTGTTGCCAACAATGCTGCCTGGTTTAGTGCTTACCATGCCGTGCCGATTTTACCCGTTTACGACCAACAAAATTACGACGATTTAGTAGCACAAGGAATTGATTACCCCAGTAATTTTTCAAGTGCACAATTATTGGATTACCGTGGTTCGCAAAACCCGTTCCTAAGTTTGGCTTATAACGATTCGCGTCAGGATATCAGAAAAATACTTGCCGGTATTTATGCAGAAGTGGACTTACTACCGAATATTCTGACATTCAAAAGTGCTTACAATTCGTCAATGATGTTTTTAAAATCAAGAAGTGTTGGAATTCCATACTATATTGACAACTCAACAAACCGTCAGTTGTCAACTATATCTTCATCAAGAACAACTGATGTAAATCATTTCTTCGATAACACATTAACATACACCGACAGTTTTGGCGACCACAACATTACCGCAATGGCCGGCATGTCGTACCGCGACGAGTGGTATGATTACCTGGGCGGTTCGGCAGAAGATATTCCGTTGAACGAAAATGCATGGTACATAAACCAGTCGCAGTCGGAAGCATCAAAACAAGTGGGCGATAACGGAGAGCGCTTGTATGGAGTTTCCTATTTCGGACGTGTTTCGTACAACTACGATAACAAATACATTGCTTACTTCACCATCCGCCAGGAAGGAACACAAAAGTACCAGGAGAAATGGGGTACTTTCCCTGCCTTTGGTTTAGGATGGGTAGTTACCGAAGAGAGTTTTATGGAAAATGTTGGCTTTCTTAACTACCTGAAATTAAGAGGAGGTTGGGGAAAACTAGGAAATGATAAAATTGCCCGTCAGGATGGAGCAAACACTACTAATCCGGTATACCTAGCTATCGACGATATGCAGGTTGACGGAACAACCACAACCAGTACATTTGGCTATTTGGGTTGGGAAACCGTCACCGGAACAAACGTTGGCTTAAACGCCGAATTATTTGACAACCGTTTAACCATTGATGCCGACTACTTTGTCCGCGACACCGAAGATGCAGCTATTCCGGTAAGTTTAAAATTACAATCGGGAAGCGTTTTGCGTAACGTTGGAACAATCCGAAACTCAGGATTGGAACTGGCAGTTACCTGGAGAAACGAAATTAACAAAGACTTTAGCTACACTTTTGGCGGTAACATCTCAACACTGAAAAACGAAGTACGCGACCTTTACGGGCAAACGTATATTAACGGAGGTTCGGCTGAATTCAGACAACGCTCTCAGGTGGGTGAGCCGCTGCTTTCGTTCTATGGTTACGAAGTTGCCGGAGTTTACCAAAACGATGCTGAAATTAGTGCCGATCCTGTTGCTGTTGCCAACTCGTTGGTTCCCGGCGATTTCAAATTTGTCGATCAGAACAACGACGACGTAATCAACGACGACGACAAAGTTTTCCTTGGCTCGTACATTCCAACATTCAATTACGGTGGATTTATCGGAGTGAATTATAAGGATTTTGAATTCTCGATGAATATTATGGGACAAACCGGAAATAAAATTCTGAACCGTAAACGTGGCGAAATTATCTGGACAAACGATACCAATATCGATGCCGATTTGTCCAAGGGATTATGGACAGGCGAAGGAACATCAAACAAATATCCATCGGCTTCGGCACTGCGCCGCGGATGGAACCAGAACTTTAGCGATTACCTGGTTGAAGACGGAAACTTCTTCCGCATCCAGAATATTCAGCTGGCCTACAATATTGATGGCAAAAAACTGTTTGGCGCGGGAATGCCCGATGCCCGGGTCTTTGTAACTGCAGAAAAGCCGCTTACCGTATTTAAATACAACGGATTTAATCCGGAGGTTGACAACGGTATCGACCGTCAGTTTTATCCGGTTCCGGCCGTTTATACAATTGGGGTAAATCTAAAATTCTAA